The following coding sequences are from one Apodemus sylvaticus chromosome X, mApoSyl1.1, whole genome shotgun sequence window:
- the LOC127674907 gene encoding eukaryotic peptide chain release factor GTP-binding subunit ERF3B yields the protein MDLGSSSDSAPDCWDQVDMEAPGSAPSGDGIAPAAMAAAEAAEAEAQRKHLSLAFSSQLNIHAKPFVPSVSAAEFVPSFLPGSAQPPAPAASSCDETCIGGAAEPEGKRMEWGAPVEPSKDGPFVSWEGSSSVVTMELSEPVVENGEVEMALEESWELKEVSEAKPRGSLGVAGPPEESGKEVMEEKEEVRKSKAVVIPSGAPKKEHVNVVFIGHVDAGKSTIGGQIMFLTGMVDRRTLEKYEREAKEKNRETWYLSWALDTNQEERDKGKTVEVGRAYFETEKKHFTILDAPGHKSFVPNMIGGASQADLAVLVISARKGEFETGFEKGGQTREHAMLAKTAGVKYLIVLINKMDDPTVDWSSERYEECKEKLVPFLKKVGFSPKKDIHFMPCSGLTGANIKEQSDFCPWYTGLPFIPYLDSLPNFNRSIDGPIRLPIVDKYKDMGTVVLGKLESGSIFKGQQLVMMPNKHSVEVLGIVSDDAETDFVAPGENLKIRLKGIEEEEILPGFILCEPSNLCHSGRTFDVQIVIIEHKSIICPGYNAVLHIHTCIEEVEITALISLVDKKSGEKSKARPRFVKQDQVCIARLRTAGTICLETFKDFPQMGRFTLRDEGKTIAIGKVLKLIPEKD from the coding sequence ATGGATCTCGGCAGCAGCAGCGACTCGGCTCCCGACTGCTGGGATCAGGTGGACATGGAAGCCCCGGGTTCGGCTCCGAGCGGGGATGGAATCGCCCCCGCAGCCATGGCAGCGGCTGAGGCCGCAGAAGCCGAGGCCCAGCGCAAGCATCTCAGCTTGGCCTTCAGCAGTCAGCTCAACATCCACGCCAAACCTTTCGTGCCTAGCGTAAGCGCAGCGGAGTTCGTGCCGTCCTTCCTGCCTGGATCTGCCCAGCCGCCCGCCCCCGCAGCCTCCAGCTGCGACGAAACCTGCATTGGTGGCGCCGCGGAGCCTGAAGGTAAAAGGATGGAATGGGGAGCACCTGTGGAGCCTTCCAAAGATGGCCCTTTCGTGTCGTGGGAGGGTTCCAGTTCAGTGGTTACCATGGAACTTTCTGAACCTGTTGTAGAAAATGGAGAGGTGGAGATGGCCCTGGAAGAATCGTGGGAGCTTAAAGAAGTGAGTGAAGCAAAGCCACGGGGTTCTTTGGGAGTTGCAGGGCCCCCAGAAGAAAGTGGCAAGGAAGtgatggaggagaaagaggaagtaaGGAAATCAAAAGCTGTGGTCATACCATCAGGTGCTCCTAAGAAAGAACACGTAAATGTGGTGTTCATTGGGCATGTAGATGCCGGCAAGTCAACCATTGGAGGACAGATCATGTTTTTGACGGGAATGGTTGACAGAAGGACACTTGAGAAATACGAACGAGAAGCTAAGGAGAAGAATAGAGAGACCTGGTACTTGTCCTGGGCTTTAGATACAAACCAGGAAGAACGAGACAAGGGTAAAACAGTGGAAGTGGGCCGTGCGTATTTTGAAACGGAAAAGAAGCATTTCACAATCTTAGATGCCCCTGGCCACAAGAGTTTTGTTCCAAATATGATTGGTGGTGCTTCTCAGGCTGATTTAGCTGTGCTGGTGATCTCTGCCCGGAAAGGAGAATTTGAAACTGGATTTGAGAAAGGTGGACAGACAAGAGAACATGCAATGTTGGCCAAAACAGCAGGGGTAAAATACCTAATAGTGCTTATTAATAAGATGGATGATCCCACAGTGGACTGGAGCAGTGAGCGATACGAAGAATGTAAGGAAAAACTGGTGCCCTTTCTGAAAAAAGTTGGTTTCAGTCCAAAAAAGGACATTCACTTTATGCCCTGCTCAGGACTGACTGGAGCGAATATTAAAGAGCAATCTGATTTCTGCCCTTGGTACACCGGCTTACCATTTATTCCGTATTTGGATAGTTTGCCAAACTTCAACAGATCAATTGATGGGCCAATTAGGTTGCCAATTGTGGATAAGTACAAGGATATGGGCACCGTGGTCCTGGGAAAGCTGGAGTCTGGGTCCATTTTTAAAGGCCAGCAGCTTGTGATGATGCCAAACAAACACAGTGTGGAAGTTCTAGGAATAGTTTCTGATGATGCCGAGACTGATTTTGTAGCTCCAGGTGAAAACCTCAAAATCAGACTGAAAGGAATTGAAGAAGAAGAGATTCTCCCGGGCTTCATACTTTGTGAACCCagtaatctttgccattctggaCGCACATTTGATGTTCAGATAGTGATCATTGAGCACAAGTCTATCATCTGCCCAGGTTATAACGCGGTGCTTCACATTCACACTTGTATAGAGGAGGTTGAGATAACAGCCTTGATCTCCTTGGTAgataaaaagtcaggagaaaaaaGCAAGGCACGGCCCCGTTTTGTGAAGCAAGATCAAGTGTGTATTGCCCGGTTAAGGACAGCAGGAACTATCTGCCTGGAGACTTTTAAAGATTTTCCTCAGATGGGTCGTTTTACTTTAAGAGATGAGGGCAAGACTATCGCCATTGGAAAAGTTCTGAAGCTGATCCCGGAGAAGGACTAA